In a genomic window of Microbacterium amylolyticum:
- a CDS encoding acyl-CoA dehydrogenase family protein yields the protein MTTLHEPQVLTAPVTPIAERAQRFADETLRPNAAFFDRQGWLPRDVIDEMAGLGLLGAPIGTEWGGAGCSAHEYGEITEIIGRACASTRTLMTVHSSLVGQTIQRRGSREQKVHYLPELAAGRMLACFALSEPEVGSDASAVRTTYTRTADGYRLSGRKRWISFGGIADCFLVIATGEAGPCAFLVERDFGGVTTRGIDGMIGSRASAIADVWFDDVPVPAANRLGAEGAGFAFIANTALQFGRFSVAWGGVALIQEALDVMSEYASQREQFGAVIGSHQLVRALIADAFVDAAAARELAVAAARSVEARAGSAVIDTNVAKQFAARAATRVTADAAQVLGANGCWEGHPAERLLRESKILEVIEGTTQLQQLIIAEHALAGFTSSRNNLGKIA from the coding sequence ATGACCACGCTGCATGAGCCGCAGGTGCTTACCGCGCCCGTGACGCCCATCGCTGAGCGTGCACAGCGCTTCGCCGACGAGACGCTGCGACCTAACGCCGCTTTCTTTGATCGCCAGGGCTGGCTGCCGCGCGATGTGATCGATGAGATGGCCGGTCTCGGGCTGCTGGGTGCGCCGATCGGCACCGAGTGGGGCGGAGCCGGATGCTCCGCGCACGAGTACGGCGAGATCACTGAGATCATCGGCCGTGCCTGCGCGTCGACGAGGACGCTCATGACTGTGCATTCGTCGCTGGTCGGCCAGACGATTCAGCGGCGAGGGAGTCGCGAACAGAAAGTGCACTACCTTCCCGAGCTGGCTGCCGGCCGGATGCTGGCCTGCTTTGCACTGTCGGAGCCGGAAGTCGGATCGGACGCCAGCGCCGTGCGAACGACCTACACCCGCACTGCCGACGGCTACCGCCTGTCGGGCCGCAAACGCTGGATCTCGTTCGGCGGGATCGCAGACTGTTTCTTGGTCATCGCCACGGGTGAGGCTGGACCCTGTGCCTTTCTCGTCGAGCGTGACTTCGGCGGGGTGACGACGCGCGGTATCGACGGGATGATCGGCAGTCGCGCGAGTGCGATCGCCGACGTCTGGTTCGACGATGTTCCGGTGCCCGCGGCGAATCGGCTTGGTGCCGAGGGTGCTGGCTTTGCCTTCATCGCAAACACAGCCTTGCAGTTCGGGAGATTCAGCGTCGCGTGGGGTGGTGTCGCGCTCATCCAGGAGGCGCTGGATGTGATGTCGGAGTACGCGTCGCAACGTGAGCAGTTTGGCGCAGTCATTGGCTCCCATCAGCTCGTGCGCGCTCTCATCGCGGATGCCTTCGTCGATGCAGCGGCTGCGCGTGAACTGGCCGTCGCGGCGGCGCGATCGGTTGAAGCGCGGGCGGGCAGCGCCGTTATTGACACCAACGTTGCGAAGCAGTTCGCTGCCCGCGCCGCGACGCGCGTCACTGCCGACGCCGCGCAGGTGCTGGGTGCGAACGGCTGCTGGGAGGGCCATCCGGCCGAGCGACTTCTTCGCGAGTCGAAGATTCTCGAGGTCATCGAGGGGACTACTCAGCTTCAGCAGCTCATCATCGCAGAACATGCCCTGGCTGGCTTCACGTCGTCCAGGAACAACCTCGGGAAGATCGCATGA
- a CDS encoding non-ribosomal peptide synthetase/type I polyketide synthase, giving the protein MSESQIITAETLAAFAAGEQPADLFHASGAHRRRAVFLFPGQGVVFDGMSAGLCEQSPVFAARMRECDAAFQAVTGWSVWDVIHQVPSAPPLTDLDVLEPVIVSIMLSLAELWRAAGVEPEAVIGYSIGEIAAAGFCGAMSLDEVARVTVAWARGQKPIAGAGVMAVLGRSAEDVEPHITSLSSVSIAARLSPTSTVISGEEHEVAAVMRATRDGGGYAQNISVDFAAHSPAVEPERDRILELLGTCELGPSRLPFYSSLRGGLLDTVGLGAEHWYDLLREPFDLAAAVTAACADGFDAFIDLEPHAGLGKALSQTFAAIDVDAIAVPSLRRDQQDAARFARSAAFAFANGVDVDWAALAVALPHITAATVAPATQAAVKASDPGNESDLLAALTARVTALLDGTRADTPAVLAAAAGTNADTTSLFDLGLTSIELVELAELLQQRTGVELESTFVLDYQTVEHIVAEIARRRTPDEAPAPAAATSVRSESATDFAEPIAIIGMGMRLPGGIRTRSALWKILDEGIDVVTPVPAGRWEHSDLDLSEITTTDGGYLSDIDQFDPLFFGISPKEAEVIDPQQRLLLELTWEAIEDAGYDPFRIGRESRVGAFVGIMPDDYGQVGRNLGHAPGAYSVLGVLSNVAAGRVNHTFGFTGPSIAVDAACASSIHAIHLGASALRQGDCDVAVAGAVNLILSPEWHVSFSALQALAPSGRCRSFDAGADGYIRSEGAAMVTLKRLSDAQRDGDEIIAVLRGSSVNHNGGDGGFTVPSGQAQAQVILGALAQGGLGIDDVSYIEAHGSGTPIGDPQEVNALARVFRDRQQPLSVGSIKSHLGHLEAAAGMAGLCKVIASMDHATIPGILHFSEPNPLISWDSIPMRVSAHGQPWNTDGSPRRAGISSFGISGTNAHLVVEQAPRTQRAVREVNGLPVLIGLSANDADALEESAAQVAEWRSHGDHVADIAATWSTRRALGYRRALMTIDDSDSRELVAVSLDDDAPTSVRTRGVVFVFSGQGTQYLGMGAHLYEHAPAFRARIDELADEFDNAANLPVRTAILGDDEAVFSDQLLTQASIFSVQVALVELWRDLGVVADAVIGHSIGEYAAAVAAGAMTWQQGVHAVVERGRAVGTGVADEAMATLLAPAQHVRTLIEDINDISIAAVNGPENTTVSGTVEAVSTLRKKARSERIFVERLDVPRAFHSPLMAREATALGTALQSATFSQPTAAWFSTVTGEQIEGIDSHYWARHLAEPVQFEAALAAAGTAGYDLFLEIGSTATVGGLIAQQSAGSEVLTSLRAGRPDAEQLVQTAGRLWELGADVRLSRLPVARGNRLHDRTPRPFSRQRVWYRDLRNEHMETAQESPEHHAQVLSYVIGALEQITGATGLTADSELFGLGVDSLMLVQLSNRLERQFGLAVAVREYFESLHTLGLIAEHVSAHTVPAVQTEPAQVEPAQVEETPSTAVSAGRAPGTAAGESNAALVPNLPTAAPAQASIAPLSAPAESTHAVIERQLALMQQQLAVLGGQSVGIEAAEQQAALTASLAPVTAPSPQTLTAPEPTILPAQPGSAVACRISPSGVPTVRRTGSHSNNISLHDDGLSAEQERFVRGFVRRYVARTAKSKAYAERHRGHLADWIASLNFNPSLKETVYPVVSERSQGAYFWDVDGNEYLDTTMGYGVHFFGHSPDFVVDAISAQLEKGYDLGPQNAVVGEVAELIAGMTGAERVAFCNTGTEAVMVAVRLARAVSGRDGIVRFTTSFHGAYDGVLAEADGDESMPMSIGIPQSAIDDTTVLTYGSDEALRRIEENAENLAAVLVEPVQTRNLALQPEAFLKKLREVCTRHGIALIFDEIVVGFRVELGGAQSYFGVRADIALYGKLLGGGMPIGIIAGDARYLDAVDGGSFNTDDDSKPATPTTFFAGTFCKHPLTMVACRAVLQRLRDGGEEALTRLNDLTADFARRANALFESEHVPLRVLQFASVYRYETLPAVDMAMLGYETNLYFKLLLEHGIFVWEKHIGFFSMEHTPQHADHILAALKASIDTLRSGGFSFQRTGRRSATVAAAVHADADAEGARAISTQEKRVFVLSQLKGGNEAYQVVSGLKFDTAPDVDALTAALHAAATAHSALRTSYRVDGADVEAHVDASATVTGVHVDLRVEADTSLEGVVRELTAPFDLAVAPLWRYAHVIDQQGVHRLLISMHHAIADGTSMQILFADIAHHVDTGRIIGPDASYESFVVEQKKVAPTYADDRGWWLSAFETLPPALELPLAKPMPDISDFRGGHVTFTIPEDLAASLKKLAGEHRVTLSSLYAGMWIMLLARVCQVDDVCIGIPVDERNGAYEHTMGMFAQTVPLRVGVGSDESALEVIRRTQKATIDSLEHSAYSYDNLVADLGVHGQLGRNPLFDVMFTLNRAGGIPEQIGQARTQLIPVESPWAMFALALELTEVEGIVLGDVTFSDPVGRANAERLGEQFVALATSLLADPRTTAATLDIVGTQRETIITAGTGPAKPVRLPIELLAESFTSWPERIAVRSAEGETTYAELWARAHDFAAHLRARGIESGDVVGISLPGGSELLAATIGVHLAGAAWLPIDVSTPALRLQSILETSAAVLVLTTAELAKSEALGGLGVSIDQVAGGDAQSREVAERGRADVAYVIFTSGSTGMPKGVVQTDRALGNFLTAFPEAVDWSEGSAVACLTTPSFDIHLLETLVTLVRGGAVAFPDPKKPTTPSAIARLVAEAEVQILQMTPTRLRMLAADIGAFQQALSQITTLIIGGEAFPDDLREKLAAFEGLEVFNAYGPTETCIWSSVRRIEPEAPVSLGTPLANTTLYVLDAQLSLVPDGVEGDLWIGGDGVSPGYLGRDDLNSTVFAANPFGDDIIYRTGDRAVWIDGELRHRGRQDSQVKLRGYRVELEEIDRVLAQLPGIAEAATTVTEESPGNMLLRGFVRCETGAHWEAAHIRAALAERLPSYMVPASVEVLAEIPMTTSGKVDRPALRALPRSSAASASDEAPKTVDVTTALLSAWHEVLGEVEFGVHDSFFDVGGNSFSLVILIEKVNAAFDVSVDVADVFANPTFDRLRTRLGELLAPASAGHALRATNWRDLTSAGGRLSRSLDLAVTSALADVATRSDRSVREVLQAALAVTAGRLSERTLVPLLIPASAETARVMTFDLDGCADLDDVIARSVAAPAHELDAFTPAKSRRDEVALALTNTSRRDLVSHVDVAVVIDELTQESVEVHYAPRMSEAAMNDLLDGVVELLNLITASAAPTMTHDPDERVSSTVPSADPQQESK; this is encoded by the coding sequence ATGAGCGAGTCACAGATCATCACCGCCGAGACCCTCGCAGCTTTCGCGGCGGGGGAGCAGCCCGCGGACCTCTTCCATGCATCTGGGGCACATCGGCGTCGCGCCGTCTTTCTCTTTCCCGGTCAGGGAGTGGTCTTCGACGGGATGAGCGCTGGGCTGTGCGAGCAATCGCCGGTATTTGCCGCTCGCATGCGTGAGTGCGATGCTGCGTTTCAGGCTGTCACCGGCTGGTCGGTCTGGGATGTCATCCACCAGGTCCCGTCAGCGCCCCCGCTCACTGATCTCGACGTGCTCGAACCCGTCATCGTGTCGATCATGCTCTCGCTCGCTGAACTGTGGCGTGCAGCAGGTGTCGAGCCCGAGGCCGTTATCGGTTACAGCATCGGCGAGATCGCGGCGGCGGGCTTCTGCGGCGCTATGTCGTTGGATGAGGTCGCACGAGTAACCGTAGCGTGGGCACGTGGGCAGAAGCCCATTGCGGGGGCAGGCGTCATGGCTGTTCTCGGCCGCTCGGCCGAAGATGTCGAACCCCACATCACCTCGCTGTCGTCCGTGTCGATCGCGGCTCGCCTCTCGCCGACATCCACCGTGATCTCGGGTGAAGAGCACGAAGTCGCAGCCGTTATGCGCGCGACACGCGACGGCGGTGGCTACGCCCAGAACATCTCGGTCGATTTCGCCGCACACTCGCCCGCGGTGGAACCCGAGCGTGACCGCATCCTCGAACTACTCGGAACGTGCGAGCTGGGCCCGTCGCGGCTGCCGTTCTACTCGAGCCTGCGCGGCGGACTCCTCGATACCGTTGGCCTCGGGGCTGAACACTGGTACGACCTGCTGCGCGAGCCGTTCGATCTCGCCGCTGCCGTTACAGCAGCCTGCGCCGACGGCTTTGACGCATTCATCGACCTTGAGCCGCACGCCGGACTCGGAAAAGCGCTCTCGCAGACGTTCGCTGCCATCGACGTCGATGCCATCGCCGTACCGAGCCTTCGCCGTGATCAGCAAGATGCCGCACGTTTCGCGCGTTCCGCTGCCTTCGCGTTCGCTAACGGTGTCGATGTCGACTGGGCCGCGCTCGCGGTTGCCCTGCCTCACATCACTGCGGCAACCGTGGCTCCCGCGACGCAGGCGGCGGTCAAAGCGTCCGATCCCGGCAATGAGAGCGACCTGCTCGCAGCGCTCACAGCCCGGGTCACTGCTCTGCTCGACGGCACGCGTGCGGACACGCCTGCCGTGCTCGCGGCCGCGGCCGGCACGAACGCCGATACGACGAGTCTGTTCGACCTGGGTTTGACATCGATCGAACTCGTGGAATTGGCAGAACTTCTGCAGCAGCGCACCGGTGTCGAACTCGAAAGCACTTTCGTGCTCGATTATCAGACTGTCGAGCACATTGTGGCAGAAATCGCTCGACGCCGGACGCCGGATGAAGCGCCAGCCCCGGCCGCGGCGACATCCGTACGCAGCGAAAGTGCGACAGATTTTGCCGAGCCGATTGCCATCATCGGTATGGGTATGCGCCTGCCCGGTGGCATCCGGACGCGAAGCGCCCTGTGGAAGATCCTTGACGAAGGGATCGACGTCGTCACGCCCGTTCCCGCCGGGCGCTGGGAACATAGCGACCTGGACCTGTCCGAGATCACAACGACCGATGGTGGCTATCTCAGCGATATTGATCAATTCGATCCGCTGTTCTTCGGTATCTCGCCGAAGGAAGCCGAGGTCATCGACCCGCAGCAGCGCCTGCTTCTCGAGCTCACGTGGGAAGCGATAGAAGACGCCGGGTACGACCCGTTCCGCATTGGCCGCGAGAGCCGCGTCGGCGCGTTCGTCGGGATCATGCCCGATGACTACGGCCAGGTCGGCCGCAATCTCGGGCACGCACCCGGTGCATACTCCGTGCTGGGCGTGTTGAGCAACGTGGCCGCCGGTCGTGTCAATCACACGTTTGGTTTCACCGGCCCGAGCATCGCGGTTGACGCCGCATGCGCCTCGTCCATCCACGCGATTCACCTGGGCGCGAGTGCACTGCGCCAGGGAGACTGCGACGTGGCGGTGGCGGGCGCCGTCAACCTGATCCTCAGCCCGGAGTGGCATGTGTCGTTCTCAGCGCTTCAGGCGTTGGCGCCGAGCGGGCGTTGCCGCAGCTTCGACGCCGGTGCCGATGGTTACATCCGCAGCGAGGGCGCTGCCATGGTGACACTCAAACGACTGTCTGACGCACAACGCGACGGTGACGAGATCATCGCCGTGCTGCGCGGCTCATCGGTCAACCACAACGGTGGTGACGGTGGTTTCACTGTGCCCAGCGGGCAAGCACAGGCCCAGGTCATTCTCGGAGCTCTCGCTCAGGGCGGGCTCGGCATTGACGACGTCTCGTACATCGAGGCGCACGGTTCGGGAACTCCGATCGGCGACCCGCAAGAGGTCAATGCCCTCGCACGCGTATTCCGCGATCGTCAGCAGCCACTTTCGGTCGGCAGCATCAAATCGCACCTGGGTCACCTGGAGGCGGCGGCTGGCATGGCCGGACTGTGCAAGGTGATCGCGTCGATGGATCACGCCACGATCCCGGGGATTCTGCACTTCTCCGAGCCCAATCCGCTCATCTCCTGGGACAGCATTCCCATGCGGGTCTCGGCGCACGGCCAACCGTGGAACACGGATGGCTCTCCGCGGCGAGCCGGGATCAGCTCGTTCGGAATCAGCGGCACCAACGCACACCTGGTCGTCGAGCAGGCACCGCGAACGCAGCGTGCGGTGCGCGAGGTAAATGGGCTACCCGTGCTGATCGGGTTGTCAGCCAACGACGCGGACGCACTCGAAGAGTCAGCCGCCCAGGTCGCCGAGTGGCGATCGCACGGCGACCATGTCGCCGACATCGCCGCCACGTGGTCAACCCGCCGGGCCCTGGGCTATCGACGCGCGCTGATGACAATCGATGACAGCGATAGCCGTGAACTCGTCGCCGTATCGCTAGACGACGATGCCCCGACATCGGTTCGAACTCGCGGAGTGGTCTTTGTGTTCTCCGGTCAGGGGACGCAGTACCTCGGCATGGGAGCCCACCTGTACGAGCATGCGCCGGCTTTCCGCGCACGCATCGACGAACTGGCCGACGAATTCGACAACGCCGCGAATCTGCCAGTGCGCACTGCGATTCTCGGCGATGATGAAGCCGTGTTCAGCGATCAGCTGCTGACGCAAGCATCGATCTTCTCCGTGCAGGTTGCACTCGTCGAACTTTGGCGCGATCTGGGCGTCGTGGCGGATGCCGTGATCGGCCACAGCATCGGCGAGTACGCTGCGGCAGTCGCAGCTGGGGCGATGACTTGGCAGCAGGGCGTGCACGCTGTCGTCGAGCGGGGACGCGCCGTCGGCACGGGAGTTGCTGATGAAGCGATGGCGACCCTGCTCGCACCGGCACAGCACGTGCGAACGCTGATCGAAGACATCAACGACATCAGCATCGCCGCTGTCAACGGGCCAGAGAACACCACCGTGTCAGGCACAGTCGAGGCCGTCTCGACGCTGCGCAAGAAGGCACGATCTGAGCGCATTTTTGTGGAGAGGCTCGACGTCCCGCGCGCTTTTCACTCGCCGCTCATGGCACGCGAGGCTACCGCGCTCGGTACGGCGCTGCAGAGCGCGACATTCAGCCAGCCCACGGCCGCCTGGTTCTCGACCGTCACGGGCGAGCAGATCGAGGGGATTGATTCGCACTACTGGGCACGTCACCTAGCCGAACCGGTGCAATTCGAAGCGGCGCTGGCCGCCGCCGGAACCGCCGGCTACGACCTGTTCCTCGAGATCGGCTCGACGGCGACTGTGGGCGGCCTCATCGCTCAGCAGAGCGCCGGTTCCGAGGTTCTCACGAGCCTTCGGGCCGGGCGGCCGGATGCCGAGCAGCTCGTGCAGACGGCCGGTCGCCTCTGGGAACTCGGCGCCGATGTGCGCCTGTCTCGTCTCCCCGTCGCCCGGGGAAACCGACTGCACGACCGAACCCCACGCCCCTTCAGCCGCCAGCGGGTCTGGTACCGCGACCTAAGGAATGAGCACATGGAGACAGCACAGGAATCCCCAGAGCACCACGCCCAGGTGCTCAGCTACGTCATCGGCGCGCTCGAGCAGATCACCGGCGCCACCGGGTTGACGGCGGACAGCGAGCTGTTCGGGCTCGGAGTGGACTCGCTGATGCTCGTTCAACTCTCGAACCGCCTCGAGCGGCAGTTCGGGCTCGCCGTCGCCGTACGCGAGTATTTCGAATCACTGCACACGCTCGGGCTGATCGCCGAACATGTATCGGCGCACACGGTTCCCGCGGTTCAGACGGAGCCAGCTCAGGTTGAGCCGGCTCAGGTCGAGGAGACGCCGAGCACCGCCGTATCCGCAGGCCGCGCGCCGGGTACGGCCGCTGGCGAATCCAATGCAGCACTCGTTCCGAATCTGCCGACCGCAGCCCCCGCGCAGGCGAGCATCGCGCCGCTTTCCGCGCCCGCAGAAAGCACCCACGCAGTCATCGAGCGCCAACTTGCACTCATGCAGCAGCAGCTCGCGGTGCTCGGCGGGCAGAGCGTCGGCATCGAAGCGGCCGAACAGCAGGCCGCGCTGACCGCTTCTCTCGCACCGGTCACAGCGCCAAGCCCGCAGACTCTCACCGCACCCGAGCCGACAATTCTGCCCGCCCAGCCGGGCTCTGCTGTCGCCTGCAGGATTAGCCCATCGGGAGTGCCGACTGTGCGCCGCACGGGATCGCACTCGAACAACATCTCCCTGCACGATGACGGCCTCAGCGCCGAGCAGGAGCGATTCGTGCGTGGCTTCGTGCGACGCTATGTGGCACGCACAGCGAAATCGAAAGCATACGCCGAGCGACACCGCGGCCACTTGGCCGACTGGATCGCCTCGCTGAACTTTAATCCGAGCCTGAAAGAGACGGTGTATCCGGTCGTCTCTGAGCGTTCACAGGGCGCCTATTTCTGGGACGTCGACGGCAATGAGTACCTTGACACGACCATGGGGTACGGCGTTCATTTCTTCGGACACAGCCCCGACTTCGTGGTCGATGCGATCAGTGCCCAGCTAGAGAAAGGCTACGACCTCGGCCCACAGAACGCCGTCGTCGGCGAGGTCGCCGAGCTCATCGCAGGCATGACAGGTGCCGAACGCGTCGCCTTCTGCAACACCGGCACCGAGGCTGTCATGGTTGCTGTGCGTCTTGCACGGGCTGTCTCAGGGCGTGACGGCATCGTGCGCTTCACGACTTCATTCCACGGCGCATACGACGGTGTACTCGCTGAAGCGGACGGCGACGAAAGCATGCCGATGTCGATTGGCATTCCGCAGAGCGCGATCGATGACACCACTGTGCTCACCTACGGAAGCGATGAGGCGCTGCGCCGGATCGAAGAGAACGCCGAGAACCTCGCGGCGGTTCTTGTCGAGCCGGTTCAGACACGTAACCTCGCTCTGCAGCCGGAAGCATTCTTGAAGAAGCTGCGTGAAGTGTGCACGCGGCACGGGATCGCGCTGATCTTCGATGAGATCGTCGTCGGATTCCGCGTCGAGCTCGGTGGTGCGCAATCGTACTTCGGCGTCCGCGCCGATATCGCGCTGTATGGAAAGCTGCTCGGTGGCGGTATGCCGATCGGGATCATCGCCGGTGACGCACGGTATCTCGATGCGGTTGACGGTGGCTCGTTCAACACAGACGACGACTCGAAGCCAGCGACACCGACGACGTTCTTCGCCGGCACATTCTGCAAGCATCCGTTGACGATGGTCGCGTGCCGCGCGGTGCTGCAGCGCTTGCGTGACGGCGGCGAGGAGGCTTTGACGCGTCTGAATGACCTGACAGCCGACTTCGCACGTCGCGCGAACGCGCTTTTCGAGTCGGAGCATGTGCCACTGCGCGTACTGCAGTTCGCCTCGGTTTACCGCTATGAAACGCTGCCGGCGGTCGACATGGCGATGCTCGGATACGAGACCAACCTGTACTTCAAACTGCTCCTCGAGCACGGCATCTTCGTGTGGGAAAAGCACATCGGCTTCTTCTCCATGGAGCACACCCCCCAGCACGCCGATCACATCCTCGCGGCGCTCAAGGCAAGCATCGACACCCTTCGCTCAGGAGGATTCAGTTTTCAGCGAACCGGTCGTCGCTCGGCGACAGTCGCAGCTGCAGTGCACGCAGACGCCGATGCGGAGGGAGCGCGGGCGATCTCCACACAGGAGAAGCGCGTCTTCGTCCTCTCACAGCTGAAAGGCGGTAATGAGGCGTACCAGGTTGTCAGCGGGCTGAAGTTCGATACGGCGCCAGACGTCGATGCGCTCACAGCCGCGCTACATGCGGCGGCGACGGCGCACTCGGCGCTGCGCACGAGCTATCGCGTCGATGGCGCAGACGTCGAAGCACACGTCGATGCCTCGGCAACCGTGACGGGAGTGCACGTCGACCTCCGTGTTGAGGCCGACACAAGTCTCGAAGGTGTCGTCCGCGAGCTGACAGCACCCTTCGACCTCGCGGTTGCTCCTCTCTGGCGATATGCCCACGTGATCGACCAGCAGGGTGTGCACCGGCTGCTGATCAGCATGCACCATGCGATCGCCGACGGTACGTCGATGCAGATTCTCTTCGCTGACATCGCGCATCACGTCGACACCGGGCGCATCATCGGGCCGGATGCCTCCTATGAGAGCTTTGTCGTCGAACAGAAGAAGGTAGCTCCGACGTACGCCGATGACCGTGGCTGGTGGCTGTCGGCCTTTGAGACTCTGCCTCCGGCGCTTGAACTGCCGCTGGCGAAGCCGATGCCAGATATCTCGGACTTCCGCGGCGGACATGTCACCTTCACGATCCCAGAGGATCTCGCAGCGAGCCTGAAGAAGCTCGCTGGTGAGCACCGTGTCACCCTGTCATCGCTGTACGCCGGAATGTGGATCATGCTGCTGGCCCGCGTCTGCCAGGTTGACGACGTATGCATCGGCATCCCAGTCGATGAGCGCAACGGCGCATACGAGCACACAATGGGAATGTTCGCGCAGACCGTCCCGCTGCGGGTCGGTGTGGGGTCGGATGAGTCAGCGCTCGAGGTGATCCGTCGTACCCAGAAGGCCACGATCGATTCGCTGGAGCACTCTGCATACTCATACGACAATCTCGTTGCCGACCTCGGTGTGCACGGCCAGCTCGGGCGCAACCCGCTGTTCGATGTGATGTTCACGCTGAACCGTGCCGGTGGCATCCCCGAGCAGATCGGGCAGGCGCGTACGCAACTCATTCCCGTTGAATCACCGTGGGCGATGTTCGCTCTCGCCCTTGAACTCACCGAGGTTGAGGGGATCGTCCTAGGTGATGTGACCTTCTCCGACCCGGTTGGGCGTGCGAACGCAGAGCGACTGGGTGAGCAGTTCGTCGCACTCGCAACCTCGTTGCTCGCCGATCCGCGAACTACGGCGGCAACGCTGGACATCGTCGGCACTCAGCGGGAGACCATCATCACGGCGGGCACCGGCCCCGCCAAGCCGGTGCGTCTGCCGATCGAGCTCCTCGCTGAGTCATTCACCTCCTGGCCCGAACGCATCGCTGTGCGCTCGGCCGAGGGTGAGACGACCTACGCCGAGCTCTGGGCTCGTGCGCACGACTTTGCCGCTCACTTGCGTGCACGCGGCATCGAGTCCGGAGATGTCGTCGGAATCAGCCTGCCCGGCGGCTCAGAACTGCTGGCAGCGACAATCGGCGTCCACCTGGCGGGTGCCGCATGGCTGCCGATCGATGTCAGCACCCCCGCGCTGCGACTGCAATCAATTCTCGAGACGTCAGCGGCCGTACTCGTACTGACCACAGCAGAGCTCGCGAAATCGGAGGCTTTGGGTGGCCTCGGCGTCAGCATCGACCAGGTGGCAGGCGGCGATGCTCAAAGCCGTGAGGTCGCTGAACGCGGGAGAGCGGATGTCGCCTACGTGATCTTCACCTCGGGATCCACGGGCATGCCGAAGGGCGTCGTGCAGACAGATCGCGCTCTCGGGAACTTCCTCACCGCGTTCCCTGAAGCGGTCGATTGGAGTGAGGGCAGCGCTGTTGCGTGTTTGACGACGCCCTCCTTCGACATCCATCTGCTGGAGACGCTGGTGACGCTGGTTCGCGGCGGAGCGGTGGCGTTCCCCGACCCGAAGAAACCGACCACACCATCCGCGATTGCCCGGCTGGTGGCTGAGGCTGAGGTGCAGATCCTGCAGATGACGCCCACGCGGCTACGTATGCTCGCAGCTGACATCGGTGCCTTCCAGCAGGCGCTGAGTCAGATCACCACGCTGATCATCGGCGGAGAGGCCTTCCCAGACGATCTCCGGGAGAAGCTGGCGGCATTCGAGGGTCTCGAGGTCTTCAACGCCTATGGACCGACGGAGACCTGCATCTGGTCATCGGTGCGGCGAATCGAGCCCGAGGCACCCGTTTCGTTGGGCACGCCTCTGGCCAACACGACGCTGTACGTCCTGGACGCTCAGCTGTCTCTCGTGCCGGATGGCGTCGAGGGCGACCTGTGGATCGGCGGCGACGGCGTGTCGCCCGGTTATCTCGGCCGCGACGATCTCAACAGCACTGTCTTCGCAGCCAACCCCTTCGGAGACGACATCATCTACCGCACGGGTGATCGTGCGGTATGGATCGATGGCGAGCTCCGCCACCGAGGACGGCAGGACAGCCAGGTGAAACTGCGTGGCTACCGTGTCGAGCTCGAAGAGATCGATCGTGTTCTGGCACAGCTTCCGGGAATTGCCGAAGCCGCCACAACAGTGACCGAAGAGTCACCGGGAAACATGCTGCTGCGCGGCTTCGTACGGTGTGAGACGGGCGCGCACTGGGAAGCAGCGCACATTCGCGCAGCGCTAGCCGAGCGGCTTCCGTCGTACATGGTGCCAGCCTCTGTTGAGGTGCTGGCCGAGATTCCGATGACGACGAGCGGAAAGGTCGACCGACCTGCGCTTCGGGCCTTGCCTCGGTCATCAGCGGCATCCGCGAGCGATGAAGCCCCGAAGACAGTCGATGTGACCACAGCGCTGCTATCGGCGTGGCATGAGGTGCTCGGCGAGGTCGAGTTCGGGGTTCATGACAGCTTCTTCGACGTGGGCGGAAACTCCTTCAGCCTTGTCATTCTGATCGAGAAGGTCAACGCTGCGTTCGATGTGTCTGTCGATGTCGCCGACGTCTTCGCCAACCCCACGTTCGATCGGCTTCGCACACGATTGGGCGAACTGCTCGCTCCCGCCTCAGCAGGGCACGCGCTGCGCGCCACGAACTGGCGCGACCTGACGTCAGCGGGCGGGCGGCTCAGCCGCTCGCTGGATCTGGCAGTGACCTCCGCCCTCGCCGATGTCGCAACCCGATCGGATCGCTCGGTGCGCGAGGTGTTGCAGGCGGCGTTGGCGGTCACGGCAGGACGGCTGAGCGAACGGACGCTTGTGCCTCTGCTCATCCCGGCCTCAGCAGAGACAGCGCGCGTGATGACGTTCGACCTGGACGGATGCGCCGACCTCGATGACGTGATCGCCCGGTCTGTCGCCGCTCCGGCGCACGAGCTCGACGCTTTCACCCCGGCGAAAAGCAGACGCGACGAGGTTGCGCTCGCCCTGACGAACACTTCTCGACGCGATCTCGTCTCGCACGTCGATGTCGCCGTGGTCATTGACGAGCTCACCCAAGAAAGCGTCGAGGTGCACTACGCCCCTCGCATGTCGGAAGCGGCGATGAACGACCTATTGGATGGCGTCGTCGAACTGCTGAACCTGATCACCGCGTCGGCCGCACCGACGATGACCCACGACCCAGACGAGCGCGTCTCGTCTACTGTCCCGTCTGCCGACCCACAACAGGAGTCAAAATGA